A window from Dehalobacter sp. DCA encodes these proteins:
- a CDS encoding ABC transporter permease subunit, whose translation MNGLIAFTKKEFLEQIRSYKAVIMVSVLFLFGMMSPLLAKMMPDIFAQLTVQGISISMPEPTVLDAYGQFFKNMSQMGLIILLLVFNVILSQEVTRGTLVILLAKGLSRSAVIMSKYLASLTLWTVSYVLAAITDYGYTVYLFGSFSLPHLFFSLFCLWLFGAFLLAVLLLASTLASGNYGGLLLTAAVMMLLLIANVFPVFQKWNPVALASDNITLLTNAEKIGDMSVTAWTTLLMIVLCLILSIIVFRKKKL comes from the coding sequence ATGAACGGTTTGATCGCTTTTACTAAAAAAGAATTTCTGGAGCAAATCCGCAGCTATAAAGCCGTTATCATGGTTTCAGTACTGTTCTTATTCGGCATGATGAGCCCCTTACTGGCCAAGATGATGCCCGATATTTTTGCCCAGCTGACCGTTCAGGGAATATCCATCAGCATGCCGGAGCCGACAGTCCTGGATGCCTATGGCCAATTTTTCAAGAACATGAGCCAAATGGGTTTGATCATCCTGCTGCTTGTCTTCAACGTTATACTCTCCCAGGAAGTGACACGCGGTACGCTGGTCATCCTTCTTGCCAAGGGGTTGTCTCGATCTGCGGTCATCATGTCAAAATATTTGGCATCTTTGACTTTATGGACGGTGAGCTATGTCCTTGCCGCGATCACCGATTACGGATACACTGTTTATCTGTTCGGGAGCTTCTCCTTGCCTCATCTGTTTTTCTCCTTATTTTGCCTATGGCTGTTCGGGGCTTTTCTCCTGGCAGTCCTTCTGCTGGCCAGCACACTTGCATCGGGGAATTACGGGGGACTTCTTCTGACAGCCGCAGTCATGATGCTCCTGCTGATTGCCAATGTATTTCCGGTGTTTCAAAAATGGAATCCCGTCGCGCTTGCCTCGGATAACATCACGCTACTTACAAATGCGGAAAAGATTGGCGACATGTCCGTAACAGCTTGGACGACGCTGCTGATGATTGTGTTATGCCTGATTCTCTCAATCATAGTGTTCAGGAAAAAGAAACTGTAA
- a CDS encoding elongation factor G, giving the protein MKSYDTKSIRNICLVGHGGSGKTSLAETMLFNAGVTNRIGKVNDGNTVSDYLQEEVQRHISISTSLIPIEHKDVKVNVLDTPGYSDFIGEVISTLRVVETSVFVISGVDGLEVQAEIIWDLVEEKQLPKVIFINKLDRENSNAEKVLDRLKSTYPNTRFVQMQIPVGKEAAFEGVVGLFQPDIPDQYTDDIAVLKEALAEAAAEADDELLMKYLDGESLNDEELKTITAKGLAQNMIVPVLFGSVEKNLGVKEFAQFLADYVPAPTPIDKKAALVFKTLADPYLGKMTFFKVYGGTFTSETVVYNANREVEEKLGQLFYLRGKNQDNTASVQAGDIAVVAKLQETKTGDTFTTKEKGIQLDGIEFPKPALPLSVKPKSKGDEDKLGSALARLVDEDPTISVGKNTETKQTILSGLGEMQLDIVGEKLSRKFGVAVETEVPKVPYRETIKKLVQVEGKHKKQSGGHGQYGHVWIKMQPNPEKDFEFNEEVFGGAVPRNYFPAVEKGLREAVADGFLAGYPMTNVKFTLYDGSYHSVDSSEMAFKLAAHLAFKKGAEMANAVLMEPVVEAEVKVPEAFMGDVIGDLNSKRGKVLGMEPDGKCQVIKAHVPQSEMMRYSIDLKAMTQGRGTFTTKFIGYEEVPARLSDALVAQLKKEHQHHE; this is encoded by the coding sequence TTGAAAAGCTATGACACCAAGAGTATTCGTAATATCTGTCTTGTAGGGCACGGAGGTTCAGGTAAAACATCGCTGGCTGAGACCATGCTTTTTAATGCTGGAGTAACGAACCGCATCGGGAAAGTAAACGATGGAAACACCGTATCAGATTACCTTCAAGAGGAAGTACAACGTCACATCTCAATTAGCACTTCATTGATTCCGATCGAGCATAAGGATGTTAAAGTTAATGTTCTCGATACACCCGGCTATTCCGATTTTATCGGTGAAGTCATCAGTACTTTGCGCGTCGTGGAAACAAGTGTTTTTGTGATCAGCGGGGTTGATGGTTTAGAAGTTCAGGCTGAGATCATCTGGGATCTGGTCGAAGAAAAACAACTCCCTAAAGTTATTTTTATCAATAAACTGGACAGAGAAAATTCCAATGCAGAAAAGGTACTGGATCGGTTGAAATCAACTTACCCGAATACCCGTTTCGTTCAAATGCAGATTCCGGTTGGCAAAGAGGCAGCATTCGAAGGTGTGGTTGGTCTGTTCCAACCCGACATACCTGATCAATATACAGATGATATTGCCGTATTGAAAGAAGCACTTGCTGAAGCTGCGGCAGAAGCTGATGATGAACTCCTAATGAAATATCTGGATGGAGAGTCCCTGAATGATGAAGAATTAAAAACGATCACAGCCAAAGGGCTCGCTCAGAATATGATCGTTCCGGTTTTATTTGGTTCGGTAGAAAAAAATCTGGGCGTAAAGGAATTCGCACAGTTCTTGGCTGACTATGTGCCTGCCCCTACGCCTATCGACAAAAAGGCTGCGTTGGTCTTTAAAACGCTTGCTGATCCCTATCTCGGCAAAATGACTTTCTTCAAAGTTTATGGCGGAACGTTTACCAGTGAGACCGTTGTCTACAATGCGAACCGGGAAGTCGAGGAGAAACTGGGCCAGCTGTTCTATCTGAGAGGGAAGAACCAGGATAATACGGCCAGCGTCCAGGCCGGTGATATTGCCGTCGTTGCGAAACTGCAGGAGACAAAAACAGGAGATACTTTTACAACGAAAGAGAAAGGTATCCAGCTGGACGGAATCGAATTTCCAAAACCTGCGCTGCCGCTTTCCGTCAAGCCGAAGAGCAAGGGCGATGAAGATAAGCTCGGATCCGCGCTGGCTAGGTTAGTCGATGAAGACCCAACCATCAGCGTCGGTAAAAATACAGAAACCAAACAGACGATTTTAAGCGGGCTCGGTGAAATGCAGCTCGATATTGTTGGTGAAAAACTGTCCAGAAAATTCGGTGTTGCCGTTGAGACCGAAGTACCGAAAGTTCCTTACAGAGAAACCATCAAAAAATTGGTGCAAGTTGAAGGCAAACACAAGAAACAAAGCGGCGGCCATGGCCAATACGGACACGTCTGGATTAAGATGCAGCCAAACCCGGAAAAAGACTTTGAATTTAACGAAGAAGTTTTCGGCGGAGCGGTTCCGAGAAACTATTTCCCCGCTGTTGAAAAAGGTCTGCGCGAAGCAGTTGCTGATGGTTTCCTGGCTGGCTATCCGATGACGAATGTGAAATTCACGTTGTATGATGGTTCCTATCACAGCGTTGACTCGTCAGAAATGGCATTTAAGCTTGCGGCACATCTTGCTTTCAAGAAAGGCGCTGAAATGGCCAACGCGGTATTGATGGAACCAGTCGTAGAGGCCGAGGTCAAGGTTCCTGAAGCATTCATGGGTGATGTCATCGGAGATTTGAACTCCAAACGCGGCAAGGTCCTTGGCATGGAACCCGACGGCAAATGCCAGGTGATTAAAGCCCATGTACCCCAATCCGAAATGATGCGTTATTCCATTGACCTCAAGGCTATGACGCAGGGAAGAGGTACGTTCACGACCAAGTTCATCGGGTACGAGGAAGTTCCGGCAAGATTATCCGACGCGCTGGTCGCCCAGCTCAAGAAAGAGCACCAGCATCACGAGTAA
- a CDS encoding helix-turn-helix domain-containing protein produces the protein MTKINIGKIIAARRKEKRLTQEELAEYLGVSKPAVSKWESGQSYPDIMLLPVLAAFFNVSVDELLGYEAQMTREDIRKLYRRLANAFAAEPFDQTYAECLATIKKYHSCWNLVNSIAQLLVNHAPLAGGPDRMNDVLREASGYFECVEKNSGDAALAREALSLRAYCCLALQEPAQAIDLLEGIEEGPVSTGILLAKAYAMKGDSDRAKRYLQQSIYTNVASLFGAFPDLMALYADAPEKTDACLQKVLSLGEVFQLKEMQPAHYFTVYLTAAALYTAQNRNEKALDMLEAYADIIFQKNTFPLKLKGNSFFDMLQPYFESLNLGGDAPRSDKLIRKDLKSVVVDNPAFQSLKSEERYQKLWRRLESMEEEV, from the coding sequence ATGACCAAAATCAACATTGGAAAAATAATTGCAGCCCGAAGAAAAGAAAAAAGGCTCACCCAGGAAGAACTGGCCGAATATCTTGGGGTATCCAAACCGGCGGTCTCCAAGTGGGAGTCAGGGCAAAGCTATCCGGATATTATGCTTTTGCCTGTATTGGCGGCCTTCTTCAACGTAAGCGTTGATGAGCTTCTGGGGTATGAAGCTCAAATGACAAGGGAGGATATAAGAAAACTGTACCGCAGACTGGCAAATGCTTTTGCTGCTGAGCCCTTTGACCAAACCTACGCCGAATGCCTGGCGACTATCAAGAAGTATCATTCGTGCTGGAATCTGGTGAATTCCATCGCGCAGCTGCTGGTTAACCACGCACCGCTTGCCGGCGGACCAGACCGGATGAACGACGTTCTGCGGGAAGCCTCGGGATATTTTGAGTGTGTGGAAAAGAACAGCGGTGACGCGGCACTGGCTAGAGAGGCGCTTTCCTTGAGAGCATACTGTTGCTTGGCCCTGCAGGAGCCTGCCCAAGCTATTGATCTGCTCGAAGGGATCGAGGAAGGACCGGTATCAACGGGAATACTGCTGGCCAAAGCCTATGCGATGAAAGGTGACAGCGACCGCGCCAAGCGTTATCTCCAGCAATCTATTTACACCAATGTAGCCAGTCTTTTCGGAGCTTTTCCCGACCTGATGGCACTTTATGCAGATGCTCCGGAAAAAACAGATGCCTGTCTGCAAAAGGTGCTGAGTCTTGGAGAGGTGTTTCAGCTCAAAGAGATGCAGCCGGCCCATTATTTCACGGTGTATCTCACAGCAGCCGCGCTTTACACAGCGCAAAACCGAAACGAGAAAGCGCTGGATATGTTGGAAGCATACGCGGATATTATTTTTCAAAAGAATACTTTTCCGCTAAAACTAAAAGGGAATTCGTTTTTTGACATGCTGCAGCCGTATTTTGAATCTCTCAATTTGGGAGGTGATGCTCCGCGCAGCGATAAACTCATCCGTAAAGATTTAAAGAGCGTTGTTGTAGATAATCCTGCGTTTCAAAGTCTTAAATCAGAGGAGCGTTATCAGAAACTTTGGCGACGACTTGAATCAATGGAGGAGGAAGTCTAA
- a CDS encoding PLDc N-terminal domain-containing protein: MEDLMSYLPFLIPVMVIELALAAAALVHIFRHRTYRIGNQVFWVIVVVLFQIIGPILYFTLGKGDD; the protein is encoded by the coding sequence ATGGAAGATTTGATGTCCTATTTACCTTTTCTAATTCCGGTCATGGTGATTGAACTTGCCCTGGCAGCAGCTGCGCTCGTTCATATTTTCCGGCACAGGACTTACCGCATCGGCAATCAGGTGTTTTGGGTAATTGTCGTCGTCCTGTTCCAGATTATCGGCCCTATCTTGTATTTTACCTTAGGAAAAGGTGACGACTAA
- the spoVB gene encoding stage V sporulation protein B, with protein sequence MPRNNLIFGAVILFGANLVNRLLGFVYQYLIMHYIGSEAYGLFYMVFPVYMTALVLTTAGIPLAVSKMVAERVSIGRYAEARRVFRTAFLTLFISGLLVTVTLYLNRSLIVHSFFADERVGIVFQICIPSIFIVSVASAFRGYFQGLQNMVPSAVSQVCEQIFRIGIGFSLSVYLLKKGIEWAAAGLAAGMLCGEIVGLLVILIQYLMQRKHLPYGNQNGGQSKPVMPELISLSLPVTGSRLMATGLSSLDTVIIPKQLQLAGYSARNATSLFGEFSGTALTLLSFPSVFTFALATSLVPAISEAMVRNDVRAARNKSTDAVRYTIMLGLPCVIALYFFAEPLTHLFKSDHVSAVLKVLALGGLFAYIQQTTTGILQGLGKTFLPLAHSVITAVFRIPLLFYLTGIPKFGLVGTALTYVFGFAMMAFLNLYAINKYIGLQADLKSMILQPILAGLGMTAVLKSILWLVPGQTTLLPSLTVLLAAIVIYFGILISQGGISIKEIKKTWRAFRFWPKNK encoded by the coding sequence ATGCCCAGAAATAACCTCATTTTCGGTGCAGTCATTCTTTTTGGGGCGAATCTGGTCAATCGTCTGCTCGGGTTTGTCTACCAATACCTGATTATGCACTATATCGGCAGTGAAGCGTACGGATTGTTTTATATGGTATTTCCGGTCTATATGACTGCACTGGTCTTAACCACAGCGGGAATACCACTGGCTGTCTCCAAAATGGTTGCCGAAAGAGTCTCTATTGGCCGCTATGCTGAAGCCCGGAGAGTATTCCGGACAGCTTTCCTGACTTTATTTATTTCCGGTCTGCTGGTTACCGTCACGCTGTACCTGAACAGATCGCTGATTGTTCACAGTTTCTTTGCGGATGAGCGCGTCGGAATTGTTTTTCAGATCTGTATCCCGTCGATCTTTATCGTATCTGTGGCTTCTGCGTTCCGGGGATATTTCCAGGGACTGCAGAATATGGTCCCTTCAGCGGTCAGCCAGGTTTGTGAACAAATCTTCCGGATCGGGATCGGCTTTTCTCTTTCCGTATATTTATTAAAGAAAGGCATTGAATGGGCAGCAGCTGGTCTTGCAGCAGGAATGCTCTGTGGGGAGATCGTTGGTTTGCTTGTGATCCTGATTCAATATCTGATGCAGCGCAAGCACCTGCCTTATGGAAATCAAAACGGCGGACAATCCAAACCCGTCATGCCGGAGCTGATCAGTTTGTCCTTGCCCGTAACCGGAAGCAGGCTGATGGCTACAGGGCTGTCTTCTTTGGATACCGTCATTATTCCCAAACAGCTTCAGCTTGCCGGCTATTCGGCCAGGAACGCCACCTCTCTCTTTGGAGAGTTCAGTGGGACTGCACTTACGCTGCTCTCGTTTCCAAGTGTCTTTACATTTGCGCTGGCGACATCGCTTGTCCCGGCTATTTCCGAAGCAATGGTCCGAAATGATGTCCGGGCTGCCAGGAATAAAAGCACAGATGCGGTCCGCTATACCATTATGCTTGGATTGCCGTGTGTCATTGCACTTTATTTTTTTGCTGAACCGCTTACGCACCTATTCAAAAGTGACCATGTATCTGCAGTGTTGAAGGTCTTAGCCTTGGGCGGGCTGTTTGCCTATATTCAACAGACGACCACAGGAATTCTGCAAGGACTCGGCAAAACCTTTTTACCGCTGGCCCATTCGGTCATCACGGCAGTATTCCGAATCCCGCTTCTTTTCTACCTGACTGGAATTCCGAAATTTGGTCTCGTGGGTACCGCTTTAACTTATGTATTTGGTTTTGCCATGATGGCTTTCTTAAACCTTTATGCCATAAACAAGTACATCGGACTACAAGCTGATCTAAAATCCATGATCCTGCAGCCGATCCTGGCCGGACTTGGTATGACAGCTGTGCTCAAAAGCATCTTATGGCTGGTCCCGGGCCAAACAACGCTGCTTCCGAGTCTTACTGTCCTTCTTGCCGCAATCGTGATTTATTTTGGGATCCTGATTTCTCAGGGAGGCATTTCAATAAAAGAAATAAAGAAGACCTGGCGGGCTTTTAGGTTTTGGCCTAAAAATAAATAG
- the surE gene encoding 5'/3'-nucleotidase SurE, with protein sequence MKILLTNDDGYFAAGLRTMYDALAADHQHEIYVVAPEGQRSAVGRSITLFQPIFVTHHSLPDNHIGVSVNGTPTDCVKLAIQGDILPAKPDLIISGINHGPNLGSDVFYSGTVAAAMEGALLGIRSIAVSLANYDYEDYMPSALLIKRLIDTNSPLLQYQSGLLNINVPPCDREEWKGKRVTRLGRSVYDNAFENRKSPYGREYYWITGTLVFEEEQDTDLRAIQEGYVSVTPLHCDLTDYERLKTMENLL encoded by the coding sequence ATGAAAATCCTGCTGACAAATGATGATGGTTATTTTGCTGCCGGTCTCAGGACCATGTATGATGCTTTGGCAGCGGACCATCAGCATGAGATCTACGTTGTGGCTCCGGAAGGGCAGCGATCAGCTGTTGGACGGTCTATCACCCTGTTTCAGCCAATCTTCGTGACCCATCATTCCTTGCCGGACAATCATATCGGTGTATCTGTCAACGGCACACCGACAGACTGTGTCAAACTGGCAATACAGGGGGATATTCTTCCTGCCAAGCCGGATTTGATCATATCCGGAATTAATCACGGACCGAATCTCGGTTCGGATGTATTCTACTCAGGTACTGTGGCAGCCGCAATGGAGGGTGCCCTGTTAGGGATACGTTCCATTGCGGTATCACTTGCCAATTATGATTACGAAGACTATATGCCAAGCGCTTTGCTCATCAAACGCTTGATTGATACGAACAGCCCCTTGCTTCAGTATCAGAGCGGCCTGCTCAATATCAATGTGCCGCCCTGCGACAGGGAGGAATGGAAGGGAAAAAGAGTCACCAGACTAGGCAGGTCTGTTTACGACAATGCATTCGAAAACAGAAAATCTCCTTATGGCAGAGAGTATTATTGGATCACCGGAACGCTCGTTTTTGAAGAAGAACAGGATACCGACCTCAGGGCAATCCAGGAAGGGTATGTTTCGGTTACGCCTTTACACTGTGACCTGACCGATTATGAACGGTTAAAGACCATGGAAAATTTACTATAG
- a CDS encoding ABC transporter ATP-binding protein: MEILKLEHVKKNFGGLPVIQDLSFSVSESSVFGLIGKNGAGKTTTMKMLLGFLKSDAGEIKVCGEKVAYGDTRTNRHVGYLPDVPEFYSYMTPVEYLRLCGEISGQKPRPIRKKTEELLALVGLENSNRKISGFSRGMKQRLGIAQALMNEPRLLICDEPTSALDPVGRKEILDILSIAGKQTAILISTHILSDVERLCDHIGILDDGKLVLQGKLSDIKNSYRHSSLRIALADQDSVAILAGKLANLPFVSAVEAKENSLTVRLEDMATEGLKILELLLREQVFVLKYEVLEPSLEDVFLEVIQ, encoded by the coding sequence ATGGAAATTCTGAAGCTGGAACATGTCAAGAAAAACTTCGGGGGTCTTCCGGTCATACAGGATTTGAGCTTCTCGGTCTCCGAAAGCTCCGTTTTTGGCCTGATAGGAAAAAACGGAGCAGGGAAGACAACCACCATGAAAATGCTTTTGGGTTTTTTAAAGTCTGACGCCGGAGAAATCAAAGTGTGCGGAGAAAAAGTCGCTTACGGAGACACAAGAACCAACAGGCATGTGGGTTATCTTCCGGATGTGCCGGAATTCTACAGTTACATGACACCCGTCGAATATTTAAGACTGTGCGGGGAAATCTCCGGGCAGAAGCCTCGCCCAATCCGGAAAAAGACGGAAGAACTGCTGGCCCTTGTAGGGCTGGAGAACAGTAACCGAAAAATAAGCGGTTTTTCCCGAGGAATGAAACAGCGGCTGGGGATTGCGCAGGCTTTGATGAACGAGCCACGGCTCCTGATCTGCGATGAACCGACCTCGGCGCTTGACCCCGTTGGCAGAAAAGAAATATTGGACATTTTGTCCATTGCCGGGAAGCAGACCGCCATTTTAATTTCCACCCATATTTTATCCGATGTGGAACGGCTCTGTGATCATATTGGGATTCTGGACGATGGCAAGCTTGTTTTACAAGGAAAACTCTCCGATATCAAGAATAGCTATCGCCATAGTTCCCTCCGGATAGCGTTGGCGGATCAAGACAGCGTTGCTATTCTTGCCGGGAAGCTTGCAAATCTCCCGTTTGTATCTGCAGTGGAGGCCAAAGAAAATTCCCTGACCGTCCGCCTTGAGGACATGGCTACGGAAGGGCTAAAAATTCTGGAACTGCTGCTCAGGGAACAAGTCTTCGTTCTGAAATATGAAGTGCTTGAACCTTCGCTGGAAGATGTGTTTTTGGAGGTTATTCAATGA